GGCGTCGGTCGAGCAGACCGCGGAGTACCTGGTGGCGCAGGGGGTCGCCGCGCTGCCGTACCACGCGGGGCTCGACCGGCAGGTGCGCGCGCACAACCAGGCGCGGTTCCTGCGCGAGGACGGAATCGTGATGGTCGCGACCATCGCGTTCGGCATGGGCATCGACAAGCCCGACGTGCGGTTCGTCGCGCACCTCGACCTGCCCAAGTCCGTCGAGGGGTACTACCAGGAGACCGGGCGCGCCGGGCGCGACGGCCTGCCGTCGACCGCGTGGATGGCCTACGGGCTGCAGGACGTGGTGCAGCAGCGGCGTCTCATCGACACCTCGGAGGGCGACGCCGCGCACCGGCGGCGTCTCACGCAGCACCTCGACGCGATGCTCGCGCTGTGCGAGACCGCGTCGTGCCGGCGCGTGCAGCTGCTCAACTACTTCGGCCAGCAGGCCGAGCCGTGCGGCAACTGCGACACGTGCCTGACTCCTCCGTCCACGTGGGACGGCACGGTCGCCGCGCAGAAGCTGCTCTCGACGATCGTGCGCATGGCGCAGCGCGGGCAGCGTTACGGCGTGGGTCACGTGGTCGACGTGCTGCGCGGCAAGCGCACGGCGCGCGTGACGCAGCTCGGGCACGAGTCGCTGTCGACGTTCGGGATCGGCGCGGACCTGTCCGACGCCGAGTGGCGCGGCGTGGTGCGCCAGCTCATCGCCGCGGAGCTCCTGGCGGTCGACACCGAGGGGTACGGGACGCTGCAGCTGGTCGAGGCGTCGGGCGAGGTGCTCAAGGGCGAGCGCACGGTCCTGGTGCGGCGCGAGCCGGAGCGCACGCGTCGGCGCTCGTCGGGGTCCGGCGGCTCCGGCTCGTCGGGCTCGTCGTCGAAGGCGGCCGCCGACCTGGACGGCGAGACCCTCGAGCTGTTCGAGAAGCTGCGCGCGTGGCGGGCCGGCGCCGCGAAGGAGCAGGGCGTGCCCGCGTACGTCGTGTTCCACGACGCGACGCTGCGCGACATCGCGCTGCGTCGCCCTTCGTCGGTCGACGAGCTCGCGACGATCGGCGGCGTCGGCGCGACGAAGCTCGAGCGCTACGGCGAGGGCGTGCTCGCGACGCTCGCGGGCTGACGCGCTCGTCGGACCCGGGCCGCAGGCCGGGGCAACTCCGCACGTCCTCGTCCGTGGCGAGTCGCAGCAAGAAACGTTTCGGCGGTTCCCCGTAGGAGGGTCGGCTCCGCAGCCTGGAACGACACCGCCCCAGCCGGTGTCCTGACCCTGCGGCGAGGATGCCGCGCACTCGAGTGAGGGTGATCCGACATGCAACGGCACCGAACCATCCTCCGGACGGGACGCGGCCTCGCCGCTGTCGTCGTCGGAGCGATCGCACTGGCCGCCATCCCGAGCGCCGCACAGGCGCACGGCGGCCTCACCGACCCCGCCACACGCACGTACGCGTGCTACGAGGACGGCCTGGCCGGCGGCGCCGCGGCCGGCGAGGCCGGCAACATGAAGCCGCGCAACCCCGCGTGCGTCAACGCGTTCGCCAACGAGGGCAACTACTCGTTCTACAACTGGTACGGCAACCTGCTCGGCACCATCGCGGGCCGCCACGAGACGATCGCCGACGGCAAGCTCTGCGGCCCGGACGCGAAGTTCGCGTCCTACAACACGCCGTCCACGTCGTGGCCGACGACGAGCGTCCGCCCCGGTCAGCAGATGACCTTCAAGTACGCGGCGGTCGCCCGGCACCCCGGCTACTTCACGACCTGGATCACGAAGGACGGCTGGAACCCGTCCGAGCCGATCGGCTGGGACGACCTCGAGCCCGCCCCGTTCGACCGCGTGCTGAACCCGCCGCTGCGTGAGGGCGGCGTCGCCGGGCCCGAGTACTACTGGAACGTGACGCTGCCGTCGAACAAGAGCGGCAAGCACGTGCTGTTCAACATCTGGGAGCGCACCGACAGCCCGGAGTCGTTCTACAACTGCGTCGACGTGGACTTCAGCGGAAGCACCTCCACGCCGACGCCGACCCCGACGCCGACCCCGACGCCGACTCCGGACGTCACGCCCACCCCGGACGACAACGGCACCCCGAACACCAGCCCGTCGCCCACCCCGACGGCCACCCCGACGAACACGGCCACGACCCCGACGCCGACCGACGGTCAGTGCGAGATCGGGGTGGACGTCTCCAACGCGTGGCCGGGTGGCTTCCAGGGCACGGTCACGGCGTTCAACGCGACGATGCAACCCGTCAACGGCTGGACCGTGACGTGGACGTTCGCCAACGGTGAGACCGTCCAGCAGGCGTGGAACGCCACCGCGACGCAGTCCGGGTCGACTGTCACCGCGAAGAACGTGGCGTGGAACGCGACGATCGCGCACCACAACGCGGTGTCGTTCGGCTTCATCGGCTCGGGCACGCCCGCCCCGGTGAAGTCCGCGACCCTCAACGGGGCGAGCTGCATCGTCCGCTGACGTCCGCCGCACGCACCACGGCCCTCGTCACCCCGTCTCCGGGTGGCGGGGGCCGTGCGCGTCCCGGTCAGAGCCCG
The sequence above is a segment of the Cellulomonas palmilytica genome. Coding sequences within it:
- the recQ gene encoding DNA helicase RecQ; the encoded protein is MHPDDSPLLDAPVGAEPWPDEPPYDPFYDDAPPDLDAWAHGVPHDAGSGELAAAVAATTRGTAGRSSRRSAGSSDTPARAAAAASGTPLEVLRRVWGYDEFRGDQAEIIDTVVAGGDALVLMPTGGGKSLCYQVPALVREGTGVVVSPLIALMQDQVDALSALGVRAGFLNSTQQAWQRREVEEAYLAGELDLLYLAPERLNVPDTIDLLDRGTVALFAIDEAHCVSQWGHDFRPDYLRLSMLHERWPDVPRVALTATATKVTHTEIAQRLQLEDARHFVASFDRPNIQYRIVPKDNPRAQLLDLLRTEHAGDAGIVYCLSRASVEQTAEYLVAQGVAALPYHAGLDRQVRAHNQARFLREDGIVMVATIAFGMGIDKPDVRFVAHLDLPKSVEGYYQETGRAGRDGLPSTAWMAYGLQDVVQQRRLIDTSEGDAAHRRRLTQHLDAMLALCETASCRRVQLLNYFGQQAEPCGNCDTCLTPPSTWDGTVAAQKLLSTIVRMAQRGQRYGVGHVVDVLRGKRTARVTQLGHESLSTFGIGADLSDAEWRGVVRQLIAAELLAVDTEGYGTLQLVEASGEVLKGERTVLVRREPERTRRRSSGSGGSGSSGSSSKAAADLDGETLELFEKLRAWRAGAAKEQGVPAYVVFHDATLRDIALRRPSSVDELATIGGVGATKLERYGEGVLATLAG
- a CDS encoding lytic polysaccharide monooxygenase, with protein sequence MQRHRTILRTGRGLAAVVVGAIALAAIPSAAQAHGGLTDPATRTYACYEDGLAGGAAAGEAGNMKPRNPACVNAFANEGNYSFYNWYGNLLGTIAGRHETIADGKLCGPDAKFASYNTPSTSWPTTSVRPGQQMTFKYAAVARHPGYFTTWITKDGWNPSEPIGWDDLEPAPFDRVLNPPLREGGVAGPEYYWNVTLPSNKSGKHVLFNIWERTDSPESFYNCVDVDFSGSTSTPTPTPTPTPTPTPDVTPTPDDNGTPNTSPSPTPTATPTNTATTPTPTDGQCEIGVDVSNAWPGGFQGTVTAFNATMQPVNGWTVTWTFANGETVQQAWNATATQSGSTVTAKNVAWNATIAHHNAVSFGFIGSGTPAPVKSATLNGASCIVR